In Sphingobacteriaceae bacterium, the following proteins share a genomic window:
- a CDS encoding transcription termination factor Rho → MFEVIDLNGRPLPELKEIGKAFSIDSKGLAKGDLILKIVAAQSENADFTKQVVDKFPKKEHKETRENSREMKENREPRDTREPREQREPREQREQKEKRPRKVKLDPIIEDAVQPSTAVHTEEETAPVIPAAKTEVAPEEEAEVKVPTAEEEESESETAAVKGMQKEEQEIVPEKKPEKVYYNFDNIVFVTGVLEIMPDGYGFLRSSDYDYLNSPDDVYVSQSQIKLFGLKPGDVVKGGVRPPKEGEKYFPLIKVDQINGRDPSFVRDRVIFDYLTPLFPYEKLKLTGHPQENMSTRVMDLFSPIGKGQRGLIVAQPKTGKTVLLKDIANAIAYNHPEVYLIILLIDERPEEVTDMARSVKAEVISSTFDEPAEKHVKIANIVLEKAKRMVECGHDVVILLDSITRLARAYNTVSPASGKVLTGGVDANALHKPKRFFGAARKVENGGSLTIIATALTETGSKMDEVIFEEFKGTGNMELQLDRKLSNRRIYPAIDLLASSTRRDDLLIDKETLTRLWVLRKHLGDMNPQEAMEFLLDRLRRSQTNEEFLISMNG, encoded by the coding sequence ATGTTTGAAGTTATTGACCTGAATGGTAGACCGCTACCTGAATTAAAGGAAATTGGTAAAGCTTTTTCAATCGACAGTAAAGGCCTTGCCAAAGGAGATCTTATTTTAAAAATTGTTGCTGCGCAATCTGAAAATGCTGATTTTACAAAACAGGTAGTAGATAAATTTCCAAAAAAAGAACACAAAGAAACCAGGGAGAATAGCAGAGAGATGAAGGAAAACCGTGAACCACGTGATACTCGTGAACCGAGAGAACAACGTGAACCAAGAGAGCAGCGTGAACAAAAAGAAAAACGTCCACGTAAAGTTAAGCTTGATCCGATTATTGAGGACGCTGTTCAACCCAGCACTGCCGTTCATACTGAAGAAGAAACTGCACCTGTAATTCCTGCTGCAAAAACGGAAGTAGCTCCTGAAGAGGAAGCTGAAGTAAAAGTGCCGACTGCAGAAGAAGAAGAGAGTGAGTCTGAGACAGCTGCTGTTAAAGGTATGCAAAAGGAAGAACAAGAAATTGTTCCTGAAAAAAAGCCAGAAAAAGTTTATTACAATTTTGACAATATCGTTTTTGTAACCGGAGTTTTGGAAATTATGCCTGATGGTTATGGTTTCCTGAGAAGTTCTGATTATGATTACCTCAACTCTCCTGATGACGTTTACGTATCACAATCGCAAATTAAATTATTCGGATTAAAACCGGGTGATGTTGTAAAAGGCGGTGTGCGTCCTCCAAAAGAAGGAGAAAAATATTTTCCATTAATTAAAGTGGATCAGATCAACGGACGTGACCCTTCTTTTGTGCGTGACCGTGTAATCTTCGATTATTTAACACCTTTATTTCCATACGAAAAATTAAAACTTACCGGGCACCCTCAGGAAAACATGAGTACCCGTGTGATGGATCTTTTTTCACCGATAGGAAAAGGTCAGCGTGGTTTAATTGTGGCTCAGCCAAAAACAGGTAAAACCGTGTTATTAAAAGACATCGCGAATGCAATTGCCTATAATCATCCTGAGGTTTATCTGATTATTCTTTTAATTGATGAACGTCCTGAAGAGGTTACGGACATGGCACGCAGCGTAAAGGCCGAAGTTATTTCCAGTACTTTTGATGAGCCGGCCGAAAAACACGTAAAGATTGCCAACATCGTTTTAGAAAAAGCTAAACGGATGGTAGAATGCGGACATGATGTGGTTATTTTATTAGATAGTATTACACGTTTAGCACGTGCTTATAATACCGTTTCTCCTGCCAGTGGTAAAGTGTTAACGGGTGGTGTAGATGCAAATGCTTTACACAAGCCAAAACGTTTTTTCGGAGCTGCTCGTAAAGTAGAAAATGGCGGATCATTAACCATCATTGCTACTGCTTTAACGGAAACAGGATCTAAAATGGATGAAGTTATTTTTGAAGAATTTAAAGGTACCGGTAATATGGAACTTCAGTTAGACAGAAAATTATCTAACCGACGTATTTATCCTGCTATCGATCTTTTAGCATCTTCGACACGGAGAGATGATTTATTAATTGATAAAGAAACCCTAACGCGTTTATGGGTTCTTCGTAAACACCTTGGCGACATGAACCCCCAGGAAGCTATGGAGTTTTTATTAGACAGACTTCGTCGCAGCCAAACCAATGAAGAGTTCTTAATCAGTATGAACGGTTAA